Sequence from the Deltaproteobacteria bacterium genome:
AGTGGCCATGCTCGTGCCAGAAATCATAGATGCCCGATAAGAGCATTCGGGCATGACAAAACGTTTTGCAATTACCTCGTTACCGCTAAAGTTTCTCTTGACGGGTGTAAAGGCGCGGTGTATATGTGTGACAAGTAACATCATAGGGGGTATGTATGGCAAAGGTATTGAATGTCCGGCTGCCGGACGGAATAGCAGATCGGCTGGAGAATTTGGCAAATGTGACGTGCAGGCCGAAATCATTTTACATCAAGGATATGCTTGAGCGTCATCTGGATGATTATGAGGACGCATCGCTTGCACTGGAGCGTCTGAACGAGAAGAATGCAAAATACCTGACGACGGAAGAAGTGGAGAAATCCCTTGGCCTATAACGTGAGATGGAACAAG
This genomic interval carries:
- a CDS encoding TraY domain-containing protein, whose translation is MAKVLNVRLPDGIADRLENLANVTCRPKSFYIKDMLERHLDDYEDASLALERLNEKNAKYLTTEEVEKSLGL